One window from the genome of Longimicrobiaceae bacterium encodes:
- a CDS encoding MarC family protein, with product MTEDLSTFALLCFTSLIAIINPLSAAPMYLALTDGYTPGHRRRTLRNAMLTAFAVLVVFALLGGTIFQIFGITIHAFRIAGGIIFFGIGMDMLQAKRSRGKATQEEEEEGRQKEDVGITPLGIPMITGPGAITTVMVLMTQATTTPRVAVVFASVLAVLAIAYAVLHAAPRIVRFFGQTGLNVMTRIMGLLVTVIAVQFIVDGTRPILVGILRQAGVGS from the coding sequence ATGACGGAAGACCTCAGCACCTTCGCGCTCCTCTGCTTCACCTCGCTCATCGCCATCATCAACCCGCTGAGCGCCGCGCCCATGTACCTGGCGCTCACCGACGGCTACACCCCGGGGCACCGGCGGCGCACGCTGCGCAACGCCATGCTCACCGCCTTCGCCGTGCTGGTGGTGTTCGCCCTGCTGGGCGGGACCATCTTCCAGATCTTCGGGATCACCATCCACGCCTTCCGCATCGCCGGCGGGATCATCTTCTTCGGGATCGGGATGGACATGCTCCAGGCCAAGCGCTCGCGCGGGAAGGCCACACAGGAGGAGGAGGAGGAGGGACGGCAGAAGGAGGACGTGGGGATCACCCCGCTGGGGATCCCCATGATCACGGGGCCGGGGGCGATCACCACGGTCATGGTGCTGATGACGCAGGCGACGACGACGCCGCGCGTCGCCGTCGTCTTCGCCTCAGTGCTGGCGGTGCTGGCGATCGCCTACGCGGTGCTGCACGCCGCGCCCCGCATCGTCCGCTTCTTCGGACAGACGGGGCTCAACGTGATGACGCGGATCATGGGGCTGCTGGTGACGGTGATCGCCGTGCAGTTCATCGTGGACGGCACGCGTCCCATCCTGGTGGGGATCCTGCGGCAGGCGGGGGTGGGGAGCTGA